The proteins below are encoded in one region of Coffea arabica cultivar ET-39 chromosome 4c, Coffea Arabica ET-39 HiFi, whole genome shotgun sequence:
- the LOC113739416 gene encoding uncharacterized protein codes for MAQPARLCLRSSNSPSWFFYSHFLKLPTLSKRYCRRDYATPVMLKNPQKLTGNSTIFGLELGKGVHRRNLELRSLGNQGKVSEARKMFDEMPQRDVVSYASMITIYLKQNDLPRAESLYSAMPERNIVADSAMVHAYAKVGQLDLARKIFDRMPCRSVFSWTGLISGYFKHGRVDEACELFRQMPEKNVVSWTTMLVGFARNGLIDQAQETFDQMPVKNVVSWTAMIRAYVESGQVDQAFQLFYQMPERNLYSWNIMIHACLDYDLVNEAVRLFNSMPWTNAVSWTTMVTGLAQKGFIDLARKYFDQMPSKDIIAWNAMVSAYADHGIMSEASKLFSLMPNHNVVTWNAMIDGYAKNGRQDEALKHFVLMLRSSSGANTITLTSVVIACEGIVELLQAHGLLVKLGLEQATSLTNALVTMYSRSGDLSSARLVFENLEAKDILSWTAMILAYSNHGYGNQALQIFAQMLRSGNKPDEVTFVGVLTACSHAGLVKKGQRLFDSMRSAYNIIPNKEHYCCLVDILGRAGLVNEAVKVVCQMPPGECDVAVLGALLGSCKLYGEVALAKLLGEKLLELEPSSSGSYVLLSNLYAACGLWDNFAHIRKRMKESRVNKVPGFSQVEVKGENHVFYAGDRSHKEMEQIYAALKEKLLPVMQDKYCMYEAVAV; via the coding sequence ATGGCTCAGCCGGCGCGGCTGTGCCTGAGGAGTTCAAATTCTCCTTCATGGTTCTTTTACAGCCATTTCTTGAAACTTCCCACCCTTTCCAAACGGTATTGCAGAAGGGACTATGCAACTCCGGTAATGCTAAAAAACCCACAAAAATTGACGGGCAACTCGACCATCTTTGGCTTAGAGTTGGGAAAGGGTGTCCATAGACGTAATCTTGAATTAAGAAGCTTGGGTAATCAAGGTAAAGTAAGTGAAGCCAGGAAGATGTTCGATGAAATGCCGCAAAGAGATGTCGTTTCTTATGCTTCCATGATTACGATTTATCTTAAACAAAATGATCTTCCTAGAGCTGAAAGTTTGTATAGTGCAATGCCCGAGAGAAATATTGTAGCTGATTCGGCAATGGTGCACGCCTATGCTAAGGTTGGTCAGCTGGATCTTGCGCGGAAAATATTTGATCGTATGCCTTGTAGAAGTGTGTTTTCTTGGACTGGTTTGATTTCTGGGTATTTTAAACATGGAAGGGTGGATGAGGCTTGTGAACTCTTTCGACAAATGCCTGAGAAAAACGTGGTTTCGTGGACTACAATGTTGGTGGGTTTTGctagaaatggcttgattgatCAGGCGCAGGAAACTTTTGATCAAATGCCTGTCAAAAATGTGGTTTCTTGGACAGCTATGATCAGGGCTTATGTGGAGAGTGGTCAAGTTGATCAGGCCTTTCAGCTTTTCTATCAAATGCCTGAACGTAATCTCTATTCCTGGAATATAATGATCCACGCCTGCTTGGATTATGACTTGGTGAATGAGGCTGTGCGGCTGTTTAATTCCATGCCATGGACGAATGCAGTTTCTTGGACCACAATGGTTACTGGTCTTGCACAGAAAGGATTTATTGATTTGGCTCGGAAGTATTTTGATCAAATGCCAAGCAAGGATATAATTGCTTGGAATGCTATGGTATCAGCCTATGCTGATCATGGCATCATGTCTGAGGCTAGTAAGCTTTTCAGTTTGATGCCAAATCACAACGTGGTGACATGGAATGCCATGATTGATGGGTATGCCAAAAATGGGCGTCAAGATGAAGCTCTCAAGCACTTTGTTCTCATGCTACGAAGCTCCAGTGGTGCTAACACAATTACCCTCACTAGTGTAGTGATTGCATGTGAGGGAATTGTTGAGCTGTTGCAAGCTCATGGTCTTCTTGTCAAGCTAGGTCTTGAGCAAGCGACCTCATTGACCAATGCTCTTGTTACCATGTACTCTAGGAGTGGAGATCTTAGCTCAGCACGACTTGTCTTTGAGAATCTTGAAGCGAAAGACATTTTGTCATGGACAGCGATGATTCTGGCGTACTCTAATCATGGTTATGGTAACCAAGCATTACAGATATTTGCTCAGATGTTGCGATCAGGCAATAAACCAGACGAGGTTACGTTTGTGGGAGTCTTGACGGCCTGTAGTCATGCAGGTCTTGTCAAGAAAGGCCAAAGGCTTTTTGACTCCATGAGGTCTGCATATAATATCATTCCCAATAAAGAGCATTACTGTTGTCTTGTTGACATCCTTGGTCGAGCGGGGCTAGTCAATGAGGCTGTCAAGGTGGTTTGCCAAATGCCTCCAGGTGAATGTGATGTTGCTGTTTTAGGAGCACTACTTGGCTCGTGCAAGTTATATGGGGAGGTCGCCCTGGCAAagcttttgggtgagaaattaTTAGAGCTGGAGCCATCTAGTTCAGGAAGTTATGTGCTTCTATCTAACTTGTATGCTGCTTGCGGTTTGTGGGACAATTTTGCTCATATAAGAAAGAGGATGAAGGAGAGTAGAGTGAATAAAGTACCTGGTTTTAGTCAAGTAGAAGTAAAGGGTGAGAATCATGTGTTTTACGCAGGGGACAGATCTCATAAGGAAATGGAGCAGATTTATGCTGCACTGAAGGAGAAGCTTCTACCGGTGATGCAAGATAAATATTGCATGTACGAAGCTGTAGCAGTATAG